A window of Streptomyces profundus genomic DNA:
CGGCAGGGCGACCGTGGTCAGCGCGGGGGCGAGGTCCTGGGCGACCTGGATGTCGTCGAAGCCGACCACCGAGACCCGCTCGGGGACCGGCACGCCGCGCTCCCGCAGCACGGAGAGGACGCCGGTCGCCATCGCGTCGTTGAGGGCCACGATCGCGGTGGTCTCGGGCCACTCGCGCAGGATGCGCTCCGTGCAGTCCCGGCCGCCCTCGCGGGTGAAGTCCCCCGAGACCGTGGGGACCGCGCCGGGTTCAAGACCGTGGGTGGTGAACGCCTGGTGGATGCCGCCGAGTCGGTCGGCGATGGTGGTGAGGTTGGCCGGGCCGCTGGCGATGGCGACCCTGCGGTGGCCGAGGCCGAGGAGATGGCCGGCGATGGTCTCGCCCGAGCCCCGGTTGTCGGGCAACACCGCGTCGCTGCGCAGATGGTGACGGCCTATCACGGCGACCCGGCCGCCGGCCTCCTGGTAGTCGAGCAGCTCGCGGTTGGCGCCTTCCTCGTCCGCCCGGTCGACATAGCCGGAGCCGGCCATCACGATGGCGCCGACGCGGTGCGCGCGCAGCAGTCTGATCTGCGCGAGTTCGGCCTGGGGCGCGCGGGCGGTGTGGCTGATCTGCACCGTCCAGCCGTTCTCGGACGCGACCCGGACGGCGCCGCTGGCGATCTCGGAGAAGTACGGGTCGCCGATCTCGTAGACGATGAGCCCGGCCACCCGGGGCACCCCGCCGGCCAGGGTGCTGGCGTGGACATTGGGGACATACCCCATCTCGGCGGCGATGGCGCGGACATGGTGGGCGACCTCGTCCGAGACGCCGTCCCGGCCCCTGAGCGAGCGGGAGGCCGTGGCGATCGAGACGCCGGCCCGTTCCGCGACATCCACCAGGCGCGGAGTCCTGGCGCCCTTCTCGGCTGGTCCGTCCCCGTGTGCATGTCGGACCATTCCGGCACCACCGTCTCTCGTCACGCCTATTGCCAGGCTGCTGGACCGCAAGTACGGTACCGCAAACGCTTACGAAAGCGCTTACTCAACGGTTGCACCCCACGGGCTGCCAATGAGGTCCCGATGCAATGAAGCAGGGAGAAGTCACCTCATGTTCAAGTTGAGCCGACGCGGTCTTGGACTCGCGGCCACGCTCTCGGCATCCGCGCTCGTCCTGACCGCCTGCTCGGGCGACTCGGGCGGCGGGGGTTCCGACGACAAGATCGTCATAGGCATCTCGCTCCCGTTGACCGGCGACTTCTCCGAGCCGGGCAAGGGTGTCCAGCGTGGGTACGAGGTCTGGGCCGAGATGATCAACGACGACGGTGGACTGCTCGGCCGCGAGGTCGAGCTGAAGATCCTCGACGACCAGTCCAACGCCGACCGGGTGGTCCAGGACTACGAGGCGCTGATCGCGCAGGAGCAGGTCGACCTCGTCTTCGGCCCGTTCTCCACCCGCCTCGTGGTGCCGAGCGCCCGGGTGGCCTCGGAGTACGGGATGCTCTTCGTCGAGCCGGCCGGCGCCGCGACCGAGGTGTTCGAGCAAGGCTTTGAAAACCTTTTCTACGCCGCCCCCGCCATCGCCGACGACCACTACAACCACCTGGCCGAGCACATCCTGGCGCTGCCCGAGGGCGAGCGCCCGCAGACGGTGGCGGTCGCGGCCATGGACGACCCGTTCGCCCAGGGCACCGCCTACGGCCTGCGCGACCAGCTCGCCGAGGCGGGCCTCGACATCGTCGTCGACGAGGTCTACCCGCCGAACACCACCGACTTCTCCAGCATCGCCGCCAAGATCAACGACTCGGACGCCGACGTGGTGATCGGCGGCACCCAGTACCAGGACGCCGTCAACCTGATCGTCGCCCTGCAACAGCTCGACTACCACCCGCAGTTGGCGGCGTTCTCCACCGCGCCGACCAACCCCGAGTTCCCGCAGGCCATCGGCTCGCAGACCGAGGGCATCCTGTCGCCCACCGGCTACACCCCCGATGCCAGCTACCCGTCCAACGTGGCGTTCGTCGAGACCTACACCGAGATCCACGGCAACCCGCCGTCCGAGGACGAGGCCAACGCCTTCACCACCGGGCAGGTCGTGGCGGCGGCGGTCGAGGCCGTGGGCTGCGCCGAACAGGGCGACTGCCAGCAGCAGCTGATCGACTGGCTCCGGGAGAACGAGGTCGAGACCGTCGTCGGCCCGCTGTCCTGGGACGCCGAGGGCCGCCCGCAGAGCGCGCACCTGATCCAGCAGTATGTGGACGGCGAGATCAAGATCGTGCTGCCGGCCGACGCCGCCGAGGCCGAGTTCGTCTTCCCGAAGCCGGCTTGGTGAGTGGCCCGTGTCGGGATCCCTTCTCTTCCAGAGCCTGGTGCTCGGCGTGCTGCTGGGAGGGCTCAACGCCCTCCTGGCGGCGGGCCTGACCCTCTACTTCGGGGTCATGCGGGTGGTGATGATCGCCCACTCGGCGTTCCTGATCCTCGCCGCCTATCTGGCCTGGTACTTCAACCAGCAGACCGGCCTCGACCCGCTGCTCTCGCTGTTCGTCACGGTGCCGCTGTTCTTCGTCGTCGGCATCGGGATGCAGCGCCTGCTGATCACCCGGCTGCGCCCGGCGACGCTGACCATGATGTCGGTGCTGCTGACCTTCGCCATCGCCCTGTTCATCGAGGGCATGATCGGCTTCGTCTGGAGCGGCACCCAGCGCCGCATCCAACTCCCCTACTCCGGCTCCAACATCGAGTTCTTCGGCGCCCGGATCGCGGTCGTCAAGCTGATCGCGTTCGGCCTTGCCGCCGTCTCCCTCGCCCTGCTCTACGTGATCCTCAAGAAGAGCCGGTTCGGGCAGGCGCTGCGGGCCACCATCCAGCATCCTGAGGCCGCCAAGCTGGTCGGCGTCAAGACGGACCGGATCGCCGGTCTCGGCTTCGGCCTCGGCCTGGCCACCGCCGCCGTCGGCGGCACGGCGCTCTCGTTGGACGCCACCATCTACCCGTCGCTGCACTGGCACTGGATCGGCCCGCTGATGGCGATCATCGTCGTCGGCGGACTCGGCTCCATCCCGGGCACGGCCATCGCCGCCATGGTCCTGGGCATCGGGCAGAGCCTCCTCCAGGTCGAGATCGGCACCACCTGGGCGCAGACCCTCTTCTATGTGGCGCTCTTCGGGACGTTGATGCTCCGCCCGCAGGGATTCTTCGGAGGTCGTCTTGCGCAACGCTTCTGACACCGAGACGGTCCAGCGGGGCCCGAAAGACCCCAAAGCCCCGAAGGCCGGGGCCGAAGGGCCCGCCGCGCCGCGCGGCGGCTGGTTGACGCTGGGCCGGGGGATCAGGCTGGTCGCCTTCGTGGCCTGTGCCGCGTTGATCCTCTCCTTCCCCGAGATGGCCCCCAACCCCTATGTGCTCTCCGCCGGCGTGGTGGTCGCCTCCTATGCCTGCACCGCCACGGCGTGGAACTTCATGGGCGGCTTCACCGGCTACATCTCGCTGGGGCACGCCGCGTTCTTCGGCCTCGGCGCCTATGGCACCGGGCTGCTGATCAGGGATCTGTCCATGCCGTCGTTCCTGGCGTGGCTGGTCGCCGGCGCCATCGTGGTGCTGATCGCCATCCCCGTCGGCATCGCGGCCCTGCGGGTGCGCGGCGCCTCCTTCGTCATCGTCTCCATCTCGTTCGTGCTGATCCTGCTGCTGGTCTCGCAGGCGTGGAAGGGCTTCACCGGCGGCTCCAACGGTCTTGTGGTGCCGCGTCCGTTCCCCGACATGCTGCGGCCCGAGCACCACCGGGTGTTCTTCTACCTGTTCGTGGCCCTGCTCGCGGCGATGCTGCTGGTCTGGTGGCTGATCGACCGCTCGCGGTTCGGCACCGGGCTCAAGGCGGTGCGGGAGGACGAGGACAAGGCGCAGGCCCTTGGCGTGCCGACCCGCAACTACAAGCTGGTCGCCTATCTGATCTCGGCGTTCTTCACCGGCCTGGCCGGCGGGATGTACGCGCTCTGGTTCGGCGACCTGGACCCGATCTTCCAGTTCTCCATCCTGCTGGGCTCCTACATGGTGCTGATGGCGCTGCTCGGCGGGGTGCGGCATCTCTACGGCCCGCTGCTGGGCGCGGTCATCGTGGGCAGCGCGCTTGAGTACTTCAAGTTGGAGTTCGGCGACACCCAGCTCCATCTGGTCGCCACCGCCGTGCTGCTGGGCATCGTGGTGCTGTTCACGCCCGACGGGCTGATCCCGGCCGCCCGTGACCTGGTGCGGCGGTTCGGCCCGCAGGACTCGTCGATCCGCGAGATCACGGCGGCCGAGCTGCTGGAGCGCAACAGGGAAGCCGCGGGGGACACCCCCGAAGGGGACCCGAAGGAGGAGGAACGATGAGCCCCAGCGCACCGGCCGCACCACCCGTGCCGGCCACCGAGGCCACGCCGCGCAATCTGGAGACGGTCGGCCTGACCAAGTCGTTCGGCGGCGTCCACGCCGTCGACGAGGCGACGGTCACCTTCCGGCACGGCAAGATCAACGCCCTGATCGGGCCCAACGGTTCGGGGAAGACGACCTTCTTCAACTGCGTCACCGGGATGATCAAGCCCGACGCGGGGACGGTCACCTACCGGGGACGGGAGATCACCGGCAAGCCGTCGCACCGGATCGCCCGCAGCGGCATCGGCCGCAGCTTCCAGCTCTGCCGGATCTTCCCCCGGATGACCGTGCTGGAGAACATGCTGGTCGCGGTGCGCTCCACCCGGCTGCGCCAGCTGATCGGCGGGGCCCGCAACGCCCAGGAGATCGACAAGGCCAGGGGGCTGCTGACCCGGGTGGGCATCGACCATCTGGAGAACGTGGAGGCGGGCAACCTCTCCTACGGGCAGCAGAAGCTGCTCGAACTCGCCGGCGTCCTGATGGGCGATCCGGAGACCATCATGCTCGACGAGCCGGCCGGCGGGGTCAACCCGGCGCTGATCGGCCGCATCGGGAAGCTGGTCACCGAACTCAACGCCGAGGGCAAGACGTTCCTGGTCGTCGAGCACAACATGGACATGGTGATGAGCCTGTCCCACCATGTCATCGTCTTCGACCGCGGCCGGCCCATCGCCGAGGGCACCCCCTCGGACGTGCAGGCGGACCCCAGAGTGCTGGAGGCCTACCTTGGCATCTGAGCCGACACCCCAGAACCCGCCCGAGGAGCGGGAGCCGCTGCTGGTCCTCGACGACATCCAGGCCGGCTACGGCCGGGCCGCGATGGTGCTGCGCGGGCTGACGATCGAGGTGCCGCCCGGCACCGTGGTCTGCCTGGTCGGCCCCAACGGGGCCGGCAAGTCCACGGTGTTGAAGGTGGCCAGCGGGCTGCTCAAGCCGCGCACGGGCCGGGTGCGGGTCGCCGGGCGCGACGTCACCGGGCAGGGCCCGCAGCAGATGTTGACCTCGGGGCTCGCCCATGTGCTCCAGGGGCACAGCGTCTTCCGCGAGATGACCGTCGCCGAGAACGTGCTGCTGGGCGCCTACACCCTGCGGGACAAGGCGCGGATCGACGAACGGGTCGCCTTCGTCCAGGAGTTGTTCCCCATCGTCGGGGAGCGCTGGAAGCAGCTCGCCGGGCTGCTCTCCGGCGGGCAGCAGAAGCAGGTGGAGTTCGCCCGCTCGCTGATGGTGGACCCCAAGGTGGTGCTGTTGGACGAGCCGTCGATGGGGTTGGACCCCAAGGCGACGGCGACGGTCTTCGAGCAGGTGACCCGGATGCGGGACGCCGGCACCGCCGTGCTGCTGGTCGAGCAGAACGCGCGCCGGGCCCTGGAGACCGCCGACCTCGGCTGTGTGCTGGACCTCGGCCGGGTCCATATCAGCGGCCCCGCGTCGGAGCTCCTGGCCGATCCCCAGCTCTCCGAGCTGTATCTGGGCGGCCGTCCGGCGGCCCGTTCCCAGCCGGGAGGTGCCTGACCGGACACCTCCCAGGACCCCCGGGACCTCGGCACCCGGACCGCGCGGCTCTCCCCTCGACTGCGTGACCCATCCCCGACTGAACAGCGCGACACGGCATACGCACCACCGACAACGAACAGTCGAGAGGAATGCCCATGCTCAGCGGGAGAGGCATGAGAGGAACGAGAGGAACGAGGAGGAGGGGAGTCATCGGCGCGGCCATGGCCGGCGCGCTGGTGACGCCCCTGTTGGCGGGCGGGCAGGCCGCGGCCGACCCGCCCGCCGCCACGGCCGAGGGGTTCGCGCCGTTGGCCGTGTTCGACGACTACGCCAACGGCAGCCTGCGCAGCCAGGGGCCCTGGTTCGTCAACACGCCGGGGGCGCCCGACGGGGCCGTGGTCTCGGACGAGGTCCCGGGGTCGCTCTCCGGGAAGGCCCTGACCATCTTCCTGTCGGAGCGCGACGTCCCGGTCCAGTACCGGGGCAACGCCTACGCGGAGCTCGGGGAGTTGGCGGTGCCGGCCGAGGCCGCCGGCACCGTCTTCCTTGAGCTGGTCACCGAGGACCTGGCCGCCACCGCGCTCAACATCGGGCTGAGCGCCGACGAGTCGCCTGGCCTGGGCGCCGACACCACCGGCGATCCGCTGGACCTCGACGACTTCGGCCCGCAGGTCCTCCTCGACGAACGCGGGCTGCTGGCCCGCGACGGCGCGGAGGAACGCCTGCTGGACGTGGACATCGAGGACGGCGCGCGCTACGGGCTGTGGCTGACCGTCGACAACGCGGCCGACACCTTCCAGGTGCGTGTCGCCGAAGGCGACGGCGCCGCCCGCCCCGCCCAGGGCCCCGACGGGCAGACCGAGTTCGCGTTCCGCAGCGGATCGAACGCGCCGCTTGAGACGTTTCTGCTGCTCAACGACCCGGACGAACCACCGTCGGGGGACACCCATCTGGACAGCGTCCATCTCGCCCCGACGACGGTCAGCACCGAGAACCCCGCGCCCGCCTACGCCGAGGTCGTCACCTTCGACGACTACCAGCCGGCCGCCCTCGACGGGCAGGACGGCTGGCGCGCCGACCCGGGAGTCCGGGTGCTCGCCGATCCCACCGGACCGGCCGGCCAGGGCCAGGTGGTGGAGCTGACCGGCAACGATCTGGCGGCCGACCGCGCCGTCCCGCCGATCGCCGAGGGCGAGACGGGCACCGTCTTCTTCCGGTTCCAGCGCGCGGGCGGCCTCGACGCCTCCCTCGGCCTGACCGACGTCGCCGCGCCGACGGCCTTCGCCGACTTCCGGGTGCAGGCCAACAACCAGAACTCGTCCGACCTCGGCGTCCGCGACGGCGGCGCGTTCACCACGGTCGGCAGCTGGCCGGCCGACGCCTGGCAGTGTGTGTGGCTGGTCGCCGACAACGCGACCGACCGGGTCACCGTCCACAGCAGGGGCGGCCCCTACCGCACCACGACGCGGCTGCCCGTCGACGAGCGACTCGACTTCGCCTTCCGGGAGTCGACCGGTGACGCGCTGGACCGCTTCCTCGCGATCACCGGCGCCAACAGCGCCAGCCGGCTGCTGGTCGACGACCTCGCCGTGGACCAGCACAGCGCCAACCTGCGGGTGCCGAGCGGGGACGCCGCCGACTGCCAGACCGTGGACAACGGCGAGCTGCCGATCGAGACGCCGATCCCCGAGACCCCGCAGCCCTCCGATGTGACGCTCCAGCTCGCCGAGGTCGCCGACCTGCCGAGCACGGGGGCCGGCGGCACCGCCAGGATCAACTTCGTCTCCGAACTCCCCGACGACAGCGGCCGGCTCGCCGTCCCCGACCTCAACGGGCCGCTCTATCTGGTGGACGAGGCCGGCGGCGACCACCGGGTCTATCTGGACGCGGCGGCCGAGTTCCCCGACTTCGTGATCCAGCCCAGCCTGGGCACCGGGCTCGGCTTTGTCGCCTTCCACCCCGAGTTCGCCGACAACGGCACCTTCTACACCGTGCACACCGAGGCCGGCGCCGCGCTCGACAACGCGACGCCGACGCACACCCCGCCGTCCGACACCCGGGTGCACGGGGTGGTCACCGAGTGGATCGCCGACGATCCGTCCGCCGACACCTTCGCCGGCGACCGGCGGGAACTGCTGCGCGTCGGCTACAGCCGCTTCCTGCACGGCCTCCAGGAGATCGGCTTCAACCCGCTCGCCGCACCGGGCGACGCCGACCACGGGCTGCTCTACATCGCCTCGGGCGACGGCGACGAGGTGCCCAACTTCAGCACCAGGCCCGGCGATCGGGGCGAGCCGCAGGGCAAGATCCTGCGTATCGACCCGGCCGGCGACAACGGGCCAGGCGGCGCCTACGGCATCCCGGCGGACAACCCGTTCGTCGGCGACCCCGAGGCCATCGGCGAGGTCTACGCCCTGGGGCTGCGCAACCCGCACCGCTTCAGCTGGGACCCGGCCGACGGCCGGATGTTCGTCGGCATGATCGGCGAGCAGACCATCGACTCCGTCTACGAGGTGGAGCCGGGCGACGACTTCGGCTGGAACGAGCGCGAGGGCGGCTTCCTCTTCAGGAAGTCCGACCCGTCCAACGTCTATCCGCTGCCCGAAGACGACGAGCGGTACGGCTACACCTATCCCGTGCTCTCCCTCGGCCGTAACTCCGGGGTCTCCCTCGTCGGTGGCTTCGTGCCGCGCGGCGCCACCTACCCGGCGCTGGACGGGCGTTACCTCTTCGGGGACATCGTCAGCGGCGAGATCCGCTTCGCGCACGCCGACGAGATGCGGCGCGGCGGCGAACGCGCGCCGTTCTACCGGGTCGGCCTCGTCGACGAGGCGGGCCAGGCGACGACGATGCGGGAGCTCGCCGGGAACAACCGCGTCGACCTGCGCTTCGGGCAGGACGCCGAGGGCCGGCTGTATCTGCTCTCCAAGGCCAACGGCAAGATCTGGCGCGTCACCGACGCCACCGGCTCGCCCGCCACCCCCGGCTGCGCGATCGGGGACACCGTCACGGGCGGTGTCACCGACGCCGAGCACTGGGCACCGCTGACGCCCGAGCGCTGGGCCTTCGAGAACGGCGAGATCATCCAGACCGAGCGCGGCGAGGAACCGGCAGGACCGCGCCGCCCGTTCGAGTACGCCGTGCTGACCGAGGGCCCGGAGTACGCGTCGTTCAGCTATGCGGCCACCGTCCGCATCGACGAGCCGGTGAGCAGGAACGACCGCGACGTGGTGCTGATCTACAACTACCACTCGCCGACGCGGTTCTCCTATGTCCACCTCTCCCAGGACAACACCATCTACCCGCACAACGGGATCTTCGTCGTCGACGACGCCGACCGGCTCCGCCTCGACGACCAGTGGAACGGCGTGGACGAGGGCGCGCCCCCGGCGATCGACGACGACGCATGGCATGACATCCGGGTGGACTTCTGCGCGGATACCGGGCGAACGGCGGTCTATGTGGACAACGCCGAGGAGCCGCTGATGACGGCGACCGACACCACGTTCACCTCGGGCCGCCTGGGCTTCGGCTCGTTCGACAACCACGGCCGCGCCAGGGACATCACCGTCACCGGCACCCCGGCCACCGACTGAATTCACCCGCGAGAGACCCCGAAGAACCCGATCCACGCGAAAGAACCCGAGTAGAACCCAAAGGCCCGGGAAAAAGGGCACCCCCACCCGCCGGTGGGGGTGCCCCGTCTCTTCTCCGCTTTTCTGCCGGGTCGCTATCCGGCCCGGAGGACGAGATCGAGCGTCAGCGGATAGGCCGTGGCGACCGGGGGTTCGAGGGCCGGGTCGGAGGCGAGCACGGCGCGGTGGAAACGGTGCATGCGCGGCGTCGGCTCTATTCCCAGCTCGTTGGCGAGCACATGGCGCAGCCGGTGAAAGACCTCCAGTGCCTGGGCCGGCCGCCCCGACCGGTAGAGCGCCAACATCAGTTGGGCGTGCAGGCTCTCGTGGGTCGGGTGCTGGGCGGTCAGTTCGGTCAGTTCCCAGATGAGCTGGTGGTGGCGGCCGAGCCGCAGATCGGCCTCGATCCGCTGTTCCAGCAGGCTGAGCCGGTACTCGGCGAGGCTGGCCACATGCGCCTGGAGGATGGGACCCGTCTGCACCTCGGCGAGTACGGGCCCTCGCCAGGTGGCCAGCGCCTCCCCCAACACGGCGGCTCCGGTGGCGTCGTCACCCTTGTTCAGGGCCAACAGCGCCCGTTTGACCTGCCGTTCGAAGGCATGGAGGTCCAACTGGCCTGGCTGGACGATGAGTTGGTAGCCCAGATCGCGGGTCCTGAGGACCTCCTTGGCGTCGGCGGCCTCGCCGTCCGCCTCCCCCTCCCGGTGCGGCTGGACGACCGCGCGGCGCAGATGCCGGATATAGGTGTGGAGGGTGGCGCGCGCGGTGTTGGGCGGCCGGTCCTCCCACAGCTCCTCGACGCAGGATTCCACGGAGACCAGCTGGTTGGCGCTGACCAGAAGTAAAGAAAGGAGCTGTCGCTGCTTGGGCGCGCTGGGGGTGAAGGATTTACCCCCACTGGTCATAGACAGTGGGCCAAGAATCGAGAACTGCACAGCTCCTCCGTAAGGGGGCGAAATATTTGGATAGCCGATACGGCGGTGATTTCGCTTGCCATAGGGGAGGGGCGAGGTGCCGAATCTATGTGAAACATCCCCGTTTTCCGTTTTGTGCTGGTTCCTGAGGTCAGACGACGGTAAGGGTGGCTCGGTTTACTTCCAGCGTTGGATGGCGAAGATGGTACGGGCACGCTCTGAGGTACTCAAGTGACCTCGCGTCATTCACGAAAGGTGACATCCGGTGTTCGCGAAAACGGTGTCCGGCATTGCCCCCGGGCCCGGCGGCGAACACCGGCCGGGGCGCCGTGGGGGGCGTGCGCGCTCCGACGCCACGTCAGGCTCCGCGCGCCGGACCAGGGTTGCCCCCCCCGTCCTCTGCCCCCGGGCCCATGGGACCGGTGCCGCACACTGCCAAGAGCTTGCTATTGCCACCCAGTTGACGGGGTGCCTAGGTTGACCACCCGATGGGCTGGTCCTGGCCGCGACACCTGATGCCGCGAGGGGCGCACGTCCGGATGTCGGTCGGCCCGGATCGCGGATCGGCCGACCCCGCCACACAGGGAAGGGTGTTCAGGTGGCCACAGCCGATGTCAGTCGCTTCGGCATAGGAGCGCTGTTCGCGCACTACGCGGAGCGCGAACAGCCCACGATCTTCCACCTCAGTCGGGCCTTCGACATCGCCCCCGACGGCGGCACGCGCTACACGGTGCCCCAACTCGCCGATCTGATCGGCGAGACGGCCGCCTGGCTGCACGCGGCGGGCGCGCGGCAGGGCGACCGGATCGCGATCGTCAAGGACAACCACTGGGACTGCACCCTGCTGGCGTGCGCCGCCGCCCGCATCGGGGTGCTGCCCGCGATGATCTCCGGGCATCTGGCCGCCGACGCGCTGGAGACGCTGCTGAAGCGTCTTGACCCCGCCGTGCTCGTCACCAAGCGGAACATCCTGGAGCGGGGCCGCGCCGCCGAGACCGATCTGGCCTCGCTGGCCCGCCGCACCATCAGCCTGGACGGCGAGGCGCCCGGCGCCGCGAGCCTGGCCGAGGCCATCGGGGAGCGGGCGGACGGCGAGCCGCCGGTGCCGCGGCGCGACCCGTCCGAGCCGATGGTCGTCACCCACACCTCGGGCACCACAGGGGTGCCCAAGCTGGTGGTGCACTCCGCCGGGACCATCCTCGGCACGCTGGGCAAGATCGAGTCCGTGCGCTGGCCGATCGTCGCCACCCGCAAGTCCGACACCGTGGCCAGCGGCATCGCCTTCGTCCACGGCCGCAGCATCCCGTGGACGGCGGGCACCCTGCTCCTTGAGCCGCGCAAGGCCGTGGTGGTCGCCGACGGCGACCCGGCCACCGCCGAGCGGGTCTTCACCGAGCACCCGCCGACCACCTGCGAGACGCTGCCCGCCTTCTTCACCCGCTGGGAGGGCCTGGCCGCCAAGGAGAACAGCGTCTTCCGCGATGTGCGGCTGTACGTCAGCACGTTCGACGCGATGCACCCGCCGACCGTCCGCCGCTTCCTGGCCGCGTCCCGGCGCAGGTTCCCCGCCTGGCTCCAGGGCTGGGGCCAGTCCGAGGCGGGACCGCTGGCGTTCCGGCTGCTGACCAGGCGCGCCCTGGCCCGCACCGGCGAACGCCACCCGACGACGCGGATCGCCGGCCGGCCGCTGCCGTACTTCACGCAGCTGGAGGTGCGGGACCCGGAGACGATGCGCAAGGTGCGGGCCGGCGAGCGCGGCGTGGTCTTCGCCAGGACCAAGGGCCGC
This region includes:
- a CDS encoding class I adenylate-forming enzyme family protein, whose protein sequence is MATADVSRFGIGALFAHYAEREQPTIFHLSRAFDIAPDGGTRYTVPQLADLIGETAAWLHAAGARQGDRIAIVKDNHWDCTLLACAAARIGVLPAMISGHLAADALETLLKRLDPAVLVTKRNILERGRAAETDLASLARRTISLDGEAPGAASLAEAIGERADGEPPVPRRDPSEPMVVTHTSGTTGVPKLVVHSAGTILGTLGKIESVRWPIVATRKSDTVASGIAFVHGRSIPWTAGTLLLEPRKAVVVADGDPATAERVFTEHPPTTCETLPAFFTRWEGLAAKENSVFRDVRLYVSTFDAMHPPTVRRFLAASRRRFPAWLQGWGQSEAGPLAFRLLTRRALARTGERHPTTRIAGRPLPYFTQLEVRDPETMRKVRAGERGVVFARTKGRCLTYLGEEERWSEKADGDWWNTGDVGTRGRTGAITLLDREVDTIPGISCIELEDVLTDRVPAIEEVVILGSPNQKPLPVVATADGKLPDDVWAKAVADLPELADPVYITWDEMLRTGTGKVRRGEMRKRYMDDAETFGTGRWT
- a CDS encoding AfsR/SARP family transcriptional regulator, which produces MTSGGKSFTPSAPKQRQLLSLLLVSANQLVSVESCVEELWEDRPPNTARATLHTYIRHLRRAVVQPHREGEADGEAADAKEVLRTRDLGYQLIVQPGQLDLHAFERQVKRALLALNKGDDATGAAVLGEALATWRGPVLAEVQTGPILQAHVASLAEYRLSLLEQRIEADLRLGRHHQLIWELTELTAQHPTHESLHAQLMLALYRSGRPAQALEVFHRLRHVLANELGIEPTPRMHRFHRAVLASDPALEPPVATAYPLTLDLVLRAG